From Polynucleobacter difficilis, a single genomic window includes:
- a CDS encoding flagellin N-terminal helical domain-containing protein, which translates to MVTLNTNVTSLHAQQGLAEAQKALSETVLHLSSGKRVNRAQDDAASLAISQNMVGQILAINQSVRNLNDGTNMMQIADTGLASLQDMFLRISELAVRGRNDSLSGSQRMNIVTELSSLNQEINNVIDRTKMNGNGLLTNSGVLNSSSGLIQNSTNVGTLDDTLASTIDVVGARPGIYKLSNVGAQLTMSKTDANDNILGTQTLTVQTPTGARNTDFYQTLNFSDFAISITLKSRTKANNVNDLTDSAEEITQKLSNLFKPVIVDEAVKLDFGSGATNSLLVSFRPINLTTIAKPDLELDPATQNQNGVSNTNPTALQVLPSASTAKGTYTITTSQSAAATEFELVGFTGTGATGALSNANSIGINAGFSLTVGSNTYNSSSGSGLSGSGGALVSINEFTNWVNSLNDQNISARLYQRGTGDYSVKINGGATGAANAVSFTNLNLAVGIDTLPSTKIYGNVSLAADGKLTTSFPSYLSGATDPSTGNAVTTSATSFSGYEGNSNAYLSLSGGVYSTLQSSGNIQSSSAGNRILTELGPTPAYNNIYPYANTYNPVYDSTSPKYGGSTRSQPPAPLASWYNTHWDKNYTYAYDSRYDPTADHRVTITDGFGNTIANPNYIVDLGTRDQPVNSAYVRDTSTYAYSATSWDQNFTSNTFLLNSVVGIDPARDAVLSITKSGVTTNITHNTNVFTDATSGLQINLTPGRQAWDGSATATITVGDPQPSLPRNNSNLVAVDQKITAMAGLSSSNTSAEWNSAFDYLQEQANKALDYLSYERSIVGVQMNQVGFINTNLRSQSINLEKSKSDLIDTDVAAESAKLASGEVQQRVAAQMITQANSLVNPIRTLINLWDDIKSK; encoded by the coding sequence ATGGTCACACTAAACACGAATGTCACCTCCTTGCATGCTCAGCAAGGACTTGCTGAGGCTCAAAAGGCGCTTTCCGAGACGGTGCTTCATCTTTCTAGTGGCAAAAGGGTTAATCGAGCCCAAGATGATGCGGCCTCGCTGGCAATCTCTCAAAATATGGTGGGACAAATTTTGGCTATTAACCAGTCGGTTAGAAACCTAAACGATGGAACCAATATGATGCAAATTGCCGATACTGGCTTAGCATCACTGCAAGATATGTTTTTGCGCATTAGCGAGCTAGCGGTTCGGGGTCGCAATGACAGCTTGAGCGGTTCACAAAGAATGAACATCGTGACCGAACTGTCTTCACTCAACCAAGAAATCAATAACGTCATTGATCGCACTAAAATGAATGGCAACGGCTTGCTTACGAACTCTGGCGTACTTAATAGCAGCTCTGGACTCATTCAGAATAGTACAAATGTTGGGACGCTGGACGATACCTTAGCCTCAACAATCGATGTAGTGGGGGCTCGGCCTGGTATTTATAAGTTGTCGAATGTGGGCGCCCAGCTCACCATGAGCAAAACCGATGCCAACGACAACATTCTGGGAACGCAAACCCTTACAGTCCAAACTCCAACTGGCGCCAGAAATACGGATTTTTATCAAACACTCAACTTCAGCGACTTTGCAATCTCCATTACTTTAAAGAGCAGAACGAAGGCTAATAACGTTAATGACCTGACTGACAGCGCTGAAGAGATTACGCAAAAACTGAGCAATCTCTTTAAACCCGTCATTGTGGATGAGGCGGTTAAATTGGATTTCGGTAGTGGGGCAACCAATAGTTTATTAGTTTCCTTTAGACCAATTAACCTCACCACCATAGCAAAGCCAGACTTAGAGCTTGATCCGGCGACACAAAACCAAAATGGGGTGAGCAATACCAATCCCACTGCATTGCAAGTGTTGCCATCGGCCTCGACAGCAAAAGGCACCTACACCATCACAACCAGCCAATCGGCCGCCGCTACTGAATTTGAATTAGTTGGATTTACTGGCACCGGCGCTACGGGGGCTTTAAGTAATGCCAATAGTATTGGAATTAATGCGGGCTTTAGCCTTACTGTAGGCAGCAATACCTACAACTCAAGCAGTGGATCAGGATTGAGTGGGTCCGGAGGCGCACTTGTTTCCATCAATGAGTTCACAAACTGGGTAAATAGTCTTAACGATCAAAATATTTCAGCACGCTTGTATCAAAGGGGCACTGGCGACTATTCAGTAAAAATCAATGGTGGCGCAACCGGTGCAGCCAATGCGGTGTCGTTTACTAATCTTAATTTGGCGGTGGGTATTGATACCTTACCGAGTACCAAAATTTATGGGAATGTGAGTTTAGCTGCAGATGGAAAGTTAACTACATCCTTTCCAAGCTATCTTAGTGGTGCTACAGATCCCAGCACTGGAAACGCAGTAACAACATCAGCGACGTCGTTTTCAGGATACGAGGGCAATAGCAATGCCTATTTAAGTTTAAGTGGCGGCGTTTACTCAACCCTACAAAGTTCTGGAAACATCCAATCAAGCTCAGCCGGTAATCGCATTCTTACCGAACTTGGTCCCACGCCCGCTTACAACAATATTTATCCTTACGCAAATACGTACAACCCTGTTTATGACTCCACTAGCCCGAAATACGGCGGCAGTACGCGCAGTCAACCCCCCGCGCCTTTGGCCTCTTGGTACAACACCCATTGGGATAAGAACTACACTTATGCTTACGATTCGCGTTATGACCCCACAGCAGATCATCGCGTAACGATTACCGATGGATTTGGCAACACAATCGCAAATCCAAATTACATTGTTGACCTCGGAACGCGTGACCAACCCGTCAATTCTGCATATGTTCGCGACACATCGACTTATGCATACAGCGCCACTAGCTGGGATCAGAACTTCACGTCAAATACCTTTCTATTAAATTCTGTAGTTGGTATCGATCCAGCACGTGATGCCGTCCTTTCCATCACCAAATCCGGTGTAACCACGAATATCACGCACAACACCAACGTATTTACGGATGCGACTTCTGGTTTACAAATAAACCTGACGCCTGGTCGTCAAGCTTGGGATGGATCAGCTACAGCAACGATTACTGTTGGTGACCCACAACCTTCTCTACCGCGCAATAATTCCAATTTGGTTGCGGTTGACCAGAAAATTACCGCCATGGCAGGCCTCTCCTCAAGCAATACCTCTGCGGAGTGGAACTCTGCCTTTGACTACCTGCAAGAACAAGCCAATAAGGCACTTGACTACCTCTCTTATGAGCGCAGTATCGTTGGCGTGCAAATGAACCAAGTGGGCTTTATCAATACCAATCTACGCTCCCAAAGCATCAATCTGGAAAAGTCTAAATCGGATTTAATTGATACCGATGTGGCAGCCGAGTCCGCAAAATTGGCCTCGGGCGAGGTTCAGCAAAGAGTAGCCGCACAAATGATCACTCAGGCCAATTCCTTGGTAAATCCAATCCGTACCCTTATCAACCTTTGGGACGACATTAAGTCCAAATAA
- a CDS encoding flagellin N-terminal helical domain-containing protein — protein MSTVINTNLASLYAQNNLSNAQNNLAQSVQRLSSGLRINNAKDDAAGLAISQNMQAQINGVDQSRRNLNDAVNLMQVAETSLTTIQDMLLRIKQLATQGYDGSQSTAQRTNLVDELVQLNTEINNTAIRSKFNGNSLISNSNTIDTTGTIKNATTFGGMTISQMNVAGAVAGGTYNATYDTASNILTLTNGTNVGSVTLVDTAANSSQVISFANLGISFLATNNTGASIDADTLGATAGGLGGDTLKVTAGTAAVTFQAGADVQAENLITYTTMNVLTNGSGVDSQMQNLGTQITAMAAGAATYTSAQWATAFNTLGGYVDTANNYISDKRSSIGALTNRVGYIMTNLESQSTNLKASKSAILDTDFAAETAKLTKGQIMQQAATAMLAQANQMPNVVLSLLK, from the coding sequence ATGAGTACAGTAATTAACACCAACTTGGCTTCTCTGTATGCCCAAAACAATTTAAGCAATGCACAAAATAACCTAGCGCAATCAGTGCAACGTTTGTCTTCAGGTTTGCGTATCAACAACGCCAAAGACGATGCGGCTGGTTTGGCAATTAGCCAGAACATGCAAGCTCAAATTAACGGCGTTGATCAATCACGTAGAAATTTGAATGATGCAGTAAATTTAATGCAAGTTGCCGAGACATCGTTAACTACAATTCAGGATATGTTGTTGCGTATTAAACAATTAGCCACCCAAGGCTATGATGGTTCGCAATCTACCGCCCAAAGAACTAATCTTGTTGATGAATTAGTGCAGTTAAATACTGAAATAAACAATACTGCAATACGTTCAAAGTTTAACGGTAATAGTTTAATTTCTAACAGTAACACTATAGATACTACGGGTACTATTAAAAATGCTACAACTTTTGGCGGTATGACCATATCCCAAATGAACGTGGCAGGCGCTGTCGCGGGCGGGACTTATAATGCTACATATGACACAGCTTCAAATATTTTGACACTTACTAACGGTACTAACGTAGGCTCTGTTACGCTTGTAGATACAGCTGCTAACTCAAGTCAAGTGATTTCATTTGCCAATCTCGGAATTAGTTTTCTTGCAACGAATAATACTGGCGCATCAATTGATGCAGATACCCTTGGTGCTACTGCTGGTGGATTGGGAGGTGACACCCTTAAAGTAACTGCTGGAACGGCTGCAGTTACTTTTCAAGCAGGAGCTGATGTTCAGGCTGAAAATTTGATTACGTACACAACTATGAACGTACTAACAAATGGCTCTGGAGTTGATTCTCAGATGCAAAACTTAGGCACCCAGATTACTGCGATGGCTGCAGGCGCTGCAACTTATACAAGTGCTCAGTGGGCTACCGCCTTCAATACTCTTGGTGGGTATGTTGATACTGCAAATAATTATATTTCTGACAAAAGATCTAGTATTGGAGCCTTGACAAATAGAGTTGGCTACATCATGACCAATCTTGAGTCTCAAAGTACGAACCTCAAGGCTTCCAAATCGGCAATCCTTGATACAGACTTCGCCGCAGAAACTGCAAAGCTGACTAAGGGTCAGATCATGCAACAAGCAGCAACAGCGATGTTGGCGCAGGCAAACCAGATGCCAAACGTAGTTCTATCATTGTTGAAGTAA
- a CDS encoding flagellar protein FlaG has protein sequence MSQVAALNNSPAASGAGVMPTATSVPDRAPTKQVRSDAEVVAVAASTEIKPSNVAESSAPTREVVAKAAEQIQSFVSSMGRNLDFSVDSTTGYHVVRVTNPETGEVVRQLPTEELIRIARSFEQLNAALVHQRA, from the coding sequence ATGAGTCAAGTCGCCGCATTAAATAATTCCCCTGCTGCTTCAGGTGCGGGAGTAATGCCTACGGCTACTTCTGTGCCTGACCGCGCCCCTACTAAGCAAGTTCGTTCTGATGCCGAAGTAGTGGCCGTAGCTGCTAGTACAGAGATTAAGCCGTCAAACGTAGCTGAATCCTCGGCTCCCACGCGCGAAGTGGTAGCTAAAGCCGCCGAACAAATTCAGAGTTTCGTAAGTTCCATGGGCCGTAATTTGGATTTTTCTGTGGATAGCACAACGGGATACCATGTGGTTCGGGTAACAAACCCAGAAACAGGCGAAGTAGTTCGTCAGTTGCCGACCGAGGAGTTAATCCGAATTGCTCGGAGCTTTGAGCAGCTAAACGCGGCTTTAGTGCATCAGCGAGCCTAG
- the fliD gene encoding flagellar filament capping protein FliD, whose protein sequence is MAVSSATSTSNIDVAAIVEQLMTVENRPLDVLKAKITQQNTVISDLGVIKGKVSTFQEALRAFQDPTTFNSVSASSTNAAVVGVLASNGAIKGNYSLSVNAVALATKATVSGYASAITLAGIDADAGFAITIGSTTYNTKGTPAGTAVIGANPTVTDLKSWINALGEDVSASVVQTTANQYSLMIQGTKTGIDNAVTYTGLTSPGTVSTIAAQDASFSIDGIAFTRSTNSVSDVLNGVTLNLVKASDTAQTISITKGADVSSAAINTLIKAYNDLMSSYKEMTANSSNSSKPGTFANSPTALSFINQIKASFAKGISYTEGGALKTMSLSTLGIDLQLDGTAKFNSTNYATASANGLQDVLALGVAAGYIDSSNNLNTFLTAQVKTGGILDLQIQSENNSVRNLTKRQDDLQTRLVSVQNNLISQYSALNALLFQLNNTSTALTSALDALTNSQSNN, encoded by the coding sequence ATGGCAGTCAGTAGCGCAACCTCAACCTCCAATATCGACGTAGCTGCCATTGTCGAGCAGTTGATGACGGTTGAAAATCGTCCTCTAGATGTTCTAAAAGCGAAAATTACCCAGCAAAATACCGTCATCAGCGATTTAGGCGTTATTAAGGGTAAGGTTAGTACATTCCAAGAAGCACTTCGGGCCTTTCAGGACCCCACTACATTTAACAGCGTATCAGCAAGTAGCACGAATGCTGCAGTGGTTGGGGTGCTTGCCTCAAATGGCGCCATTAAAGGCAACTATTCTCTCAGTGTGAATGCGGTGGCACTTGCCACGAAAGCAACCGTTAGCGGATATGCTTCAGCAATAACATTAGCCGGCATTGATGCGGACGCTGGTTTTGCTATCACCATTGGATCTACAACCTACAACACTAAGGGTACGCCGGCCGGAACAGCGGTCATTGGAGCAAATCCAACGGTCACTGATCTGAAGAGTTGGATCAATGCATTAGGTGAGGATGTTAGTGCAAGTGTGGTTCAAACAACTGCGAATCAATATTCATTGATGATTCAGGGAACAAAGACTGGAATCGATAACGCTGTAACGTATACGGGTCTCACATCCCCTGGAACAGTCTCTACTATTGCCGCGCAAGATGCAAGTTTTAGTATTGATGGCATTGCCTTCACCAGAAGTACCAATTCCGTCAGCGATGTTTTAAATGGCGTTACTTTGAATCTAGTGAAGGCTTCGGATACTGCCCAGACGATTTCGATTACTAAGGGCGCAGATGTTTCAAGTGCTGCAATTAATACTTTAATTAAAGCCTATAACGATTTAATGAGCAGTTATAAAGAAATGACTGCAAATTCAAGTAACTCATCAAAGCCAGGGACATTTGCAAACTCCCCGACCGCTTTATCGTTTATTAATCAGATTAAAGCCTCTTTTGCTAAAGGTATTAGCTATACCGAAGGCGGCGCATTAAAGACCATGAGTCTCAGCACGCTGGGAATTGATTTGCAGTTAGATGGCACCGCAAAATTTAACTCAACAAACTATGCTACTGCCAGTGCAAATGGGTTGCAAGACGTTTTAGCATTGGGCGTTGCTGCTGGGTATATCGATAGCAGTAATAATCTCAATACATTCTTAACTGCCCAAGTAAAAACCGGCGGCATCCTAGATTTGCAAATTCAGTCAGAAAATAATTCAGTTCGTAATTTGACCAAGCGTCAAGACGATTTGCAGACACGCCTCGTTTCGGTTCAGAATAATTTGATTTCGCAATACTCTGCACTCAATGCCTTGCTCTTTCAGTTAAACAATACCAGCACCGCATTGACTAGTGCTTTAGATGCACTGACTAATAGTCAGAGCAATAATTAA
- the fliS gene encoding flagellar export chaperone FliS, with the protein MVSKSARAYAATDTLTGVHGSDPGQLIVLVYERTFDHLKLAKKALESGDYGIEPFTKAHDLIQQGLLACLDYKTGGDVAQSLGAIYEWSLREILNARLTKSPQKVQEVLDVLAPLYEAWLALAPKESIPALRLVQGSGETASRAVNY; encoded by the coding sequence ATGGTATCTAAATCTGCACGGGCATATGCCGCCACCGATACCTTAACTGGCGTACACGGATCGGATCCAGGCCAGCTGATTGTGCTGGTCTATGAGCGCACATTCGATCACCTGAAGTTAGCAAAAAAGGCACTTGAATCTGGTGACTACGGTATTGAGCCTTTCACCAAAGCGCACGATTTGATTCAGCAAGGGTTGCTGGCCTGCCTGGATTACAAAACTGGCGGCGATGTTGCTCAAAGTTTAGGTGCTATTTATGAGTGGTCTTTGCGTGAGATTCTGAATGCCCGTCTGACTAAGTCGCCCCAGAAAGTACAAGAGGTTTTAGATGTTTTGGCACCCCTGTATGAGGCATGGTTAGCCTTGGCGCCTAAAGAGTCGATTCCTGCCTTGCGCCTTGTTCAGGGATCTGGTGAAACCGCATCGCGCGCAGTTAATTATTAA
- a CDS encoding EscU/YscU/HrcU family type III secretion system export apparatus switch protein, which produces MALDKKTRKAVALAYEINSAAPRITGQGEGFVADAILAKAKEMGIPTRTEPELVEFLMQLKLNELVPPKLYAAVAEVLAWAYETDGKVIPKPENIADR; this is translated from the coding sequence TTGGCACTTGATAAGAAAACCCGCAAAGCCGTAGCTCTTGCTTATGAAATCAATAGTGCTGCGCCGCGCATTACTGGACAAGGTGAAGGCTTTGTAGCCGATGCAATCTTGGCCAAAGCCAAGGAAATGGGCATACCCACACGAACCGAGCCGGAGCTAGTGGAGTTCTTAATGCAACTCAAACTCAATGAACTGGTGCCACCCAAACTCTATGCCGCTGTAGCAGAAGTGCTGGCGTGGGCCTATGAGACTGATGGCAAGGTGATACCTAAGCCAGAGAATATCGCCGACAGATAG
- the fliE gene encoding flagellar hook-basal body complex protein FliE yields MNTPNVDSMVTRMQALAAAASGKPVTTDSQDPNRVDFSAVLKNAIENVNTAQNSAQAKAQSFTLGASDTSLEDVIVSLQKANLSLQGMIAVRNRLVDAYKEVTNLQV; encoded by the coding sequence ATGAACACACCGAACGTAGATTCCATGGTTACCCGGATGCAGGCTTTAGCTGCTGCAGCCAGCGGCAAGCCTGTAACTACCGACAGCCAAGATCCGAATCGGGTTGATTTCTCAGCCGTGCTCAAGAACGCCATTGAGAACGTCAATACCGCTCAAAATAGCGCGCAAGCCAAGGCTCAGTCCTTTACGCTTGGGGCATCCGACACCTCCTTAGAAGATGTCATCGTTTCCTTGCAAAAAGCCAATTTATCCCTTCAAGGCATGATTGCCGTTCGCAATCGCTTGGTTGACGCCTACAAAGAAGTGACCAACCTCCAGGTGTAA
- a CDS encoding sigma-54-dependent transcriptional regulator, whose protein sequence is MNESIDARFPVILVEDDEDLREAIAVTLRMKHIDFVTHQRAETVVPLLRPGLNTVLVTDFKLPGMTGLDLLKIAQTQCPDLPVVIMTAFADTKLAVEALKAGARDFLIKPFVPQQLIEIISRYHPPEAPKANSNEAIASVETAPKAKETGSQIRSVEHSVIAVDPQSIATFTRCERVAATDTSVLVTGESGAGKEVIAHHIHKTSKRAKGPYVAINCAAIPETLLESILFGHEKGSFTGATKSQAGKFEQAHKGTLFLDEIGEMPAPLQAKLLRVLQDKMIERIGSTDSIQADVRIIAATNLNLQEQVKAGKFREDLYFRLNVFPIHVLELRNRPLDIIPLAEFFLKRYSMNIGRESLTLSTAAKALLQKYPWPGNVRELENIIQRAVLLADGDQIYAEDLELDDSQLTHPGLADHRPKEPINQDLSSAMPQNGTEIASIKGEIGQDIGSVEREHILKVLAEVNGNRTKAVEILGISARALRYKLKSYKEAGFLID, encoded by the coding sequence ATGAATGAATCCATCGATGCACGTTTTCCGGTAATTTTGGTTGAGGACGATGAAGACCTCCGGGAAGCCATTGCCGTCACGCTGCGCATGAAGCACATTGACTTTGTCACGCATCAGCGGGCAGAGACCGTGGTACCCCTCTTGCGCCCTGGACTCAATACGGTGTTAGTCACGGACTTTAAGCTGCCAGGCATGACTGGCCTCGATCTTTTAAAGATTGCGCAAACCCAGTGCCCCGATTTACCGGTTGTCATCATGACCGCATTTGCCGATACCAAGCTCGCAGTAGAGGCGCTCAAGGCAGGGGCAAGGGACTTCTTGATCAAACCGTTTGTGCCGCAGCAGTTAATTGAAATTATTTCTCGTTATCACCCACCCGAAGCGCCAAAAGCAAACTCCAACGAAGCAATTGCATCGGTAGAAACTGCTCCTAAAGCCAAGGAAACGGGTTCGCAAATTCGCTCCGTCGAACATAGCGTGATTGCCGTCGATCCCCAAAGCATTGCCACCTTCACGCGCTGCGAGCGCGTGGCAGCGACCGACACCAGTGTTTTAGTCACCGGTGAATCGGGTGCTGGTAAAGAGGTAATTGCGCATCACATTCATAAAACGTCCAAGCGTGCCAAAGGACCTTATGTAGCGATTAATTGTGCTGCTATTCCAGAGACCTTGCTGGAATCCATTTTGTTTGGTCATGAAAAAGGCTCGTTTACTGGTGCAACCAAATCCCAAGCTGGTAAGTTTGAGCAAGCCCACAAAGGCACCCTCTTTTTAGATGAGATCGGCGAAATGCCAGCGCCACTGCAAGCCAAACTATTGCGCGTCTTGCAAGACAAAATGATTGAGCGCATTGGCTCAACCGATTCCATTCAGGCAGATGTGCGCATCATTGCAGCCACTAATTTAAATCTGCAAGAGCAAGTCAAGGCAGGCAAGTTTCGCGAGGATCTGTACTTTCGCTTAAACGTCTTCCCTATCCATGTTCTGGAATTACGCAATCGTCCGCTCGACATTATTCCCTTGGCCGAGTTTTTTTTGAAGCGCTACAGCATGAACATCGGTCGCGAATCGCTGACACTCAGTACCGCCGCGAAAGCACTGCTCCAAAAGTACCCTTGGCCTGGCAATGTTCGGGAACTGGAAAACATCATTCAGCGGGCGGTTTTATTGGCCGATGGGGACCAAATTTATGCGGAAGATTTAGAGCTAGACGATTCCCAGCTAACCCACCCTGGTCTCGCAGACCACCGCCCAAAAGAGCCAATAAATCAGGATTTGAGCAGCGCAATGCCTCAAAATGGCACAGAAATTGCATCAATAAAGGGTGAAATAGGCCAAGACATTGGGTCAGTTGAGCGAGAGCACATTCTCAAGGTGTTGGCAGAAGTAAATGGAAATAGAACAAAAGCCGTAGAAATATTAGGAATATCCGCTAGAGCACTGCGCTACAAGCTGAAGTCTTATAAAGAAGCTGGCTTCCTTATTGATTGA
- a CDS encoding sensor histidine kinase → MTKPAATVNVEHDPALAAKHLEEAFAIFYAESQKLEAQQADLQDKINQLSSELQQSNQRLGILLNAIPAGVILLENNIVLLHNPAVLHFLPSLSKGQQFALPNEWQASIAPGEYVIGGPEDPNSPQKMVQVIRIDEGTRSFIQIQDITANIALHQETQRENRLTAMGKMAAGIAHQFRTPLATALLYSSHLCDDEVQPEMAKEFALRLRKQLMDLEKLSQDMLRFISNRPNKTVLTSAKQLIEEAQASIQALFETQGVTLSIDCAIPDTVMLLVEPKSIPNALVAILENALAVSKAGDTVLLSATTESKKLIITIADQGPGIASTMIDSLFEPFSTTSANGTGLGLSIAKNTFDAHRGSIGVHNTHEGAVFKITLPITQS, encoded by the coding sequence TTGACCAAGCCCGCTGCTACCGTAAACGTGGAGCATGATCCCGCCCTGGCTGCAAAGCACCTGGAAGAGGCGTTTGCCATTTTTTATGCGGAGTCCCAAAAACTCGAGGCCCAGCAAGCGGACCTCCAGGACAAAATCAACCAGCTGAGTTCCGAGCTCCAGCAATCCAATCAACGGCTTGGCATCTTGTTAAATGCGATTCCGGCTGGGGTGATCCTGCTGGAAAACAACATTGTGTTGCTCCATAACCCGGCCGTATTGCATTTTTTACCTAGCCTTAGCAAGGGCCAGCAATTTGCCTTGCCAAACGAGTGGCAAGCCTCGATCGCCCCCGGTGAGTACGTGATCGGCGGCCCAGAAGACCCTAATTCACCGCAAAAAATGGTGCAAGTCATTCGCATTGATGAAGGCACCCGTAGTTTTATTCAGATTCAAGACATTACCGCCAACATTGCACTTCACCAAGAAACCCAGCGCGAGAACCGCCTCACCGCGATGGGCAAGATGGCCGCAGGCATTGCGCATCAGTTCCGTACACCGCTTGCTACCGCCCTGCTCTACTCGTCGCACCTTTGCGACGATGAAGTGCAGCCTGAGATGGCCAAAGAATTTGCCTTGCGTCTACGTAAGCAGTTAATGGACCTTGAAAAACTCTCGCAAGACATGTTGCGATTTATTTCCAATCGTCCCAATAAAACAGTACTCACTTCGGCCAAGCAACTGATTGAAGAAGCACAAGCCAGTATTCAGGCGCTCTTTGAAACCCAAGGAGTCACCCTCTCCATTGATTGCGCTATTCCCGATACGGTGATGTTGCTGGTAGAGCCCAAGTCCATCCCCAATGCTTTGGTTGCGATTCTTGAAAATGCACTCGCTGTTTCGAAAGCCGGCGATACCGTCTTACTCAGTGCAACAACGGAATCCAAGAAGCTCATCATCACGATTGCAGATCAAGGCCCCGGTATTGCCAGCACCATGATTGATTCTTTATTTGAGCCATTTTCTACCACCAGCGCCAATGGCACGGGCCTGGGCTTATCGATTGCTAAAAATACCTTCGATGCGCACCGCGGAAGCATTGGCGTTCACAACACCCACGAGGGTGCCGTTTTCAAAATCACCCTACCTATCACCCAATCTTAA